One window of the Populus nigra chromosome 4, ddPopNigr1.1, whole genome shotgun sequence genome contains the following:
- the LOC133690761 gene encoding cytochrome P450 76T24-like: MEYLFYLLLISFCWACLRVLNASVLLRRKSGCTVLPPGPRQLPIIGNILALGDKPHRTLANLSQTYGPLMTLKLGRITTIVISSPNIAKEALQKHDQALSSRTVPDALRVHHRNSILWLPASTHWKFLKKLTATQMFTSQRLDASQALRGKKVQELLEYVHENCNGHAVDIGRSVFTTSLNLISNTFFSLDIANYNSDLSQEFSELVVGVTEQIGKPNIADYFPILRLVDPQGVRRKTNSYLKRLTQIFYSIINERTRPRSSSVASNASHDVLDALLILAKENNTDLSSTDIQVLLIDFFIAGTDTTSSTVEWAMTELLLNPDKMVKAKKELQQVEGPVQESDISKCPYLHAIVKETFRLHPPAPLLLPRKAVSEVEMQGFTVPKNAQILINIWAIGRDPAIWPDPNSFKPESFLECQADVKGRDFELIPFGAGRRICPGLPLAHKMVHLTLASLIHSFDWKIADDLTPEDIDTSETFGLTLHKSEPLRAIPMKT, encoded by the exons ATGGAGTACCTTTTTTACCTGCtactaatttctttttgttgggcATGTCTACGCGTGCTCAACGCATCCGTTCTCCTTCGCCGGAAGTCCGGTTGCACCGTCCTCCCACCTGGCCCTCGCCAATTGCCGATAATTGGAAACATATTAGCCCTCGGTGACAAGCCCCACCGAACACTTGCTAACCTCTCACAAACTTATGGACCTTTAATGACCCTCAAGCTTGGTAGGATAACCACAATAGTCATCTCCTCTCCGAATATTGCCAAAGAAGCATTACAGAAACATGACCAAGCCTTGTCTAGCAGAACAGTCCCAGATGCTCTTCGTGTACACCACAGAAACTCAATCTTATGGTTGCCTGCGTCGACTCATTGGAAATTTCTCAAAAAACTCACTGCCACACAAATGTTCACTTCGCAAAGGCTTGATGCCAGCCAAGCCCTCCGTGGAAAGAAGGTTCAAGAATTGCTAGAATATGTTCATGAAAATTGCAACGGACACGCTGTCGACATTGGTAGATCTGTTTTCACAACTTcccttaatttaatttcaaacaccTTCTTCTCTCTTGATATAGCCAATTACAATTCTGATTTGTCTCAAGAGTTCAGCGAACTTGTGGTGGGTGTCACGGAACAAATTGGCAAGCCAAATATCGCCGACTATTTCCCAATACTTCGATTAGTAGATCCACAAGGTGTAAGACGAAAGACGAATAGTTATTTGAAAAGATTAACTCAAATTTTTTATAGTATCATCAACGAGAGGACACGACCACGTTCTTCTTCGGTTGCATCCAATGCAAGCCATGATGTACTTGATGCCCTGCTGATTCTAGCCAAAGAAAACAATACTGACTTGAGCTCCACTGACATACAGGTTTTGCTTATT GATTTTTTCATTGCGGGCACTGACACTACCTCAAGCACAGTGGAGTGGGCAATGACAGAGTTATTACTGAACCCTGATAAAATGGTCAAAGCCAAAAAGGAGCTCCAACAAGTCGAAGGACCAGTTCAAGAATCGGACATCTCCAAGTGTCCTTACCTTCATGCAATAGTCAAAGAGACATTTCGGCTGCACCCACCAGCACCACTCCTGCTGCCCCGTAAAGCCGTATCCGAAGTAGAGATGCAAGGCTTCACAGTGCCCAAAAATGCACAAATACTAATCAATATTTGGGCAATAGGAAGAGATCCAGCCATATGGCCAGATCCTAATTCGTTCAAGCCTGAAAGTTTCCTAGAATGCCAAGCTGACGTGAAAGGAAGAGATTTTGAGCTAATTCCATTTGGAGCAGGAAGAAGGATTTGCCCTGGATTGCCTCTGGCCCACAAGATGGTGCATTTGACGTTGGCATCTCTCATCCACTCTTTTGACTGGAAGATTGCTGATGACTTGACACCAGAGGATATAGACACGAGTGAAACGTTTGGGCTTACATTACATAAGAGTGAGCCTCTCCGGGCTATACCCATGAAAACGTGA
- the LOC133691863 gene encoding cytochrome P450 76T24-like, with the protein MEYLFYLLLISFCWACLHVLNASVLLRRNSGCTVLPPGPRQLPIIGNILALGDKPHRTLAKLSQTYGPLMTLKLGRITTIVISSPNIAKEALQKHDQALSSRTVPDALRVHHRNSILWLPASTHWKFLRKLTATQMFTSQRLDASQALRGKKVQEMLEYVHENCNNGHAVDIRRSVFTTSLNLISNTFFSLDIANYNSDLSQEFSDLVVGVTEQIGKPNIADYFPILRLVDPQGVRRKTNNYLKRLTQILDSIINERTRPRSSSVASKASHDILDALLILAKENNTELSSTGIQVLLTDFFIGGTDTTSSTVEWAMTELLLNPDKMVKAKNELQQVEGPVQESDISKCPYLQAIVKETFRLHPPVPLLLPRKAVSEVEMQGFTVPKNAQILINIWAIGRDPAIWPDPNSFKPERFLECQADVKGRDFELIPFGAGRRICPGLPLGHKMVHLTLASLIHSFDWKIADDLTPEDIDTSETFGLTLHKSEPLRAIPMKT; encoded by the exons ATGGAGTACCTTTTTTACCTGCtactaatttctttttgttgggcATGTCTACACGTGCTCAACGCATCCGTTCTACTTCGCCGGAACTCCGGTTGCACCGTCCTCCCACCTGGCCCTCGCCAATTGCCGATAATTGGAAACATTTTAGCCCTCGGTGACAAGCCCCACCGAACACTTGCTAAACTCTCACAAACTTATGGACCTTTAATGACCCTCAAGCTTGGTAGGATAACCACAATAGTCATCTCCTCTCCGAATATTGCCAAAGAAGCATTACAGAAACATGACCAAGCATTGTCTAGCAGAACAGTCCCAGATGCTCTACGTGTACACCACAGAAACTCAATCTTATGGTTGCCTGCGTCGACTCATTGGAAATTTCTCAGAAAACTCACTGCCACACAAATGTTCACTTCGCAAAGGCTTGATGCCAGCCAAGCCCTCCGTGGAAAGAAAGTTCAAGAAATGCTTGAATATGTTCATGAAAATTGCAACAACGGACACGCTGTTGACATTCGTCGATCTGTTTTCACAACTTcccttaatttaatttcaaacaccTTCTTCTCTCTTGATATAGCCAATTACAATTCTGATTTGTCTCAAGAATTCAGCGATCTCGTGGTTGGTGTCACGGAACAAATTGGCAAGCCAAATATTGCCGACTATTTCCCAATACTTCGATTAGTAGATCCACAAGGTGTAAGACGAAAGAcgaataattatttgaaaagattaACTCAAATTTTGGATAGTATCATCAACGAGAGGACACGACCACGTTCTTCTTCGGTTGCATCCAAGGCAAGCCATGATATACTTGATGCCCTGCTGATTCTAGCCAAAGAAAACAATACTGAATTGAGCTCCACCGGCATACAGGTTTTGCTTACT GATTTTTTCATTGGGGGCACTGACACTACCTCAAGCACAGTGGAGTGGGCAATGACAGAGTTATTACTGAACCCTGATAAAATGGTCAAAGCCAAAAATGAGCTCCAACAAGTCGAAGGACCAGTTCAAGAATCAGACATCTCCAAGTGTCCTTACCTTCAAGCAATAGTCAAAGAGACATTTCGGTTGCACCCACCAGTTCCACTCCTGCTGCCCCGTAAAGCGGTATCCGAAGTAGAGATGCAAGGCTTCACAGTGCCCAAAAATGCACAAATACTAATCAATATTTGGGCAATAGGAAGAGATCCAGCCATATGGCCAGATCCTAATTCGTTCAAGCCTGAAAGGTTCCTAGAATGCCAAGCCGACGTGAAAGGAAGAGATTTTGAGCTAATTCCATTTGGAGCAGGAAGAAGGATTTGCCCTGGATTGCCTTTGGGCCACAAGATGGTGCATTTGACGTTGGCATCTCTCATCCACTCTTTTGATTGGAAGATTGCTGATGACTTGACACCAGAGGATATAGACACGAGTGAAACGTTTGGGCTTACATTACATAAGAGTGAGCCTCTCCGGGCTATACCCATGAAAACGTGA
- the LOC133690738 gene encoding cytochrome P450 76T24-like: MEYLFYLLLIAFCWACLHVLNASVLLRRKSGCTVLPPGPRQLPIIGNILALGDKPHRTLAKLSQTYGPLMTLKLGRITTIVISSPNIAKEALQKHDQALSSRTVPDAVRGHHKNSILWLPASTHWKFLKRLTATQMFTSQRLDASRALRGKKVQELLEYVHENCNNGHAVDVGRSVFTTVVNLISNTFFSLDIANYNSDLSQEFSYLVVGVMEQIGKANLADYFPILRLVDPQGIRRKTNNNFKRLTQIFDSIINERTRLRSSSVASKASHDVLDALLILAKENNTELSSTDIQVLLLDFFIAGTDTTSSTVEWAMAELLLNPDKMVKAKNELQQVEGPVQESDISKCPYLQAIVKETFRLHPPAPLLLPRKAVSEVEMQGFTVPKNAQILINIWAIGRDPAIWPDPNSFKPERFLECHADVKGRDFELIPFGAGRRICPGLPLGHKMVHLTLASLIHSFDWKIADDLTPEDIDMSETFGITLHKSEPLRAIPMKT, from the exons ATGGAGTACCTTTTTTACCTGCTACTAATTGCTTTTTGTTGGGCATGTCTGCACGTGCTCAACGCATCCGTTCTACTTCGCCGGAAGTCCGGTTGCACCGTCCTCCCACCTGGCCCTCGCCAATTGCCGATAATTGGAAACATATTAGCCCTCGGCGACAAGCCCCATCGAACACTTGCTAAACTCTCACAAACTTATGGACCTTTAATGACCCTCAAGCTTGGTAGGATAACCACAATAGTCATCTCCTCTCCGAATATTGCCAAAGAAGCATTACAGAAACATGACCAAGCCTTGTCTAGTAGAACAGTCCCAGATGCTGTTCGTGGACACCACAAAAACTCAATCTTATGGTTGCCTGCGTCGACTCATTGGAAATTTCTCAAAAGACTCACTGCCACACAAATGTTCACTTCGCAAAGGCTTGATGCCAGCCGAGCCCTCCGTGGAAAGAAGGTTCAAGAATTGCTAGAATATGTTCATGAAAACTGCAACAATGGACATGCTGTCGACGTTGGTAGATCTGTTTTCACAACTGtcgttaatttaatttcaaacaccTTCTTCTCTCTTGATATTGCCAATTACAATTCTGATTTGTCTCAAGAGTTCAGCTATCTTGTGGTGGGTGTCATGGAACAAATTGGCAAGGCAAATCTTGCCGACTATTTCCCAATACTTCGATTAGTAGATCCACAAGGTATAAGACGAAAGAcgaataataatttcaaaagatTAACTCAAATTTTTGATAGTATCATCAACGAGAGGACACGACTACGTTCTTCTTCGGTTGCATCCAAGGCAAGCCATGATGTACTTGATGCCCTGCTGATTCTAGCCAAAGAAAACAATACTGAATTGAGCTCCACTGACATACAGGTTTTGCTTCTG GATTTTTTCATTGCGGGCACTGACACTACCTCAAGCACAGTAGAGTGGGCAATGGCAGAGTTATTACTGAACCCTGATAAAATGGTCAAAGCCAAAAATGAGCTCCAACAAGTCGAAGGACCAGTTCAAGAATCAGACATCTCCAAGTGTCCTTACCTTCAAGCAATAGTCAAAGAGACATTTCGGCTGCACCCACCAGCACCACTCCTTCTGCCCCGTAAAGCCGTATCCGAAGTAGAGATGCAAGGCTTCACAGTGCCCAAAAATGCACAAATACTAATCAATATTTGGGCAATAGGAAGAGATCCAGCCATATGGCCAGATCCTAATTCGTTCAAGCCTGAAAGGTTCCTAGAATGCCATGCTGACGTGAAAGGAAGAGATTTTGAGCTAATTCCATTTGGAGCAGGAAGAAGGATTTGCCCTGGATTGCCTTTGGGCCACAAGATGGTGCATTTGACGTTGGCATCTCTCATCCACTCTTTTGATTGGAAGATTGCTGATGACTTGACACCAGAGGATATAGACATGAGTGAAACGTTTGGGATTACATTACATAAGAGTGAGCCTCTCCGGGCTATACCCATGAAAACGTGA